Part of the Juglans regia cultivar Chandler chromosome 14, Walnut 2.0, whole genome shotgun sequence genome, agtatcaatttgataaatatattattataatttaaaaaaaaattaaaaataaaattatttagactTGTTATGTGGTTCTCAAAtaaagactatatataacattcctcttaaaataaattataataacatgtgatttaatatgataatattatcTTAGGATTATGCAAAGCACGCCTTCTGAAATTAATCATttgtgaaatataaaaatattatgatttaaaGCAgtagaaaatgataaataccttctctttttttttttttcagcaagtatatttcatttgaaaagaaGCAAGTATATTTCATTAGAAAAGATGATAAAAGATGAGGAGGTGGAATTTCTTAACAAGCACTCTAGAACAATAACAAAGTgcaaaatagttaaaaaaaaaagaaaaaaaaaagtttttacgACCAATTTCTTGATTGTCACCCATGTCCTACAAAGAGGATGTCGTCTTAAAAGACGGAAATAAGCTGTTCTAAAAAAATTCAGAACAATAGAAACACCGCTGAAAGTGATGAAAGTGGCAGGTGCACTGTTGATTGTTGTGTTGAGATAATTTTTAGAGATATCCTCAGTCTCTTCTTTGAGATCATGGTTTAGGGAAAACGataacatagaaaaaaaaatcaatatcgAGTGGACTAATCTGCATTAATGTGCGCCTGTGATGGCGCGTGGTGGCCACCCGCTAGTGGGATGGAGACTGGGTGGCCCAGATCTGGAAGATCTCGGCGAGACGAAGCTGCTGATATGGTGCATGTAGCCGTCGGAAGCGTCGTTGTGCGGAACATGCGCGGAAACAAACCGTGTGTAAGGACCACATGCAGACCTTTTTGGCTCGACTCCGCACCGTCCTAGTAGATCAGTAGCTCTAGGATTGGGTGGTAGGGCACGTGTAGGTAGATGGCGGCCGGAGAGCAACAAATTTGATTAAAACCGAACCGgtggagaggagaaaaaaaacacTACTTTGAAAGTGTATTCAAGGTATATACAGTGCGAAAATGGAAAGGTGAAAGAGAGGCCACCCTCTTCTCCGGCGATGGCTCTCACGCAAATGGGGTTTATTCTAGAGAGAAAGCAGACGTTGTCACTCAAGAGTAAAGGGAGAGGGTTGGGGGGAGTAGTATAAATAGCTTCTCCTTTTAATTGCAGTTCCATACAGGAAATTTGTAAATTCCAAACACCCAGTAGTACATGAACAAAAGCAGCAGTTGCACATAAGATTTCTAAAACTCTCACATACCAAAGTAGCTATTAATTAAACAATATTCTGCAATCCAAAGCAATCCAAAGCAATGGATTTGCAAAACCCATGGCGATCTTATTAATTTTACAACTTAAGTATACATATGGATATGGAGTACTACACAAGCAGATCAGATTCATCCCtttttttactgataaaaaccTACAGCAAACCGATGCTTGATTTATTTGGGGTCTTGATTTGTCGGAGGCTTTTTGCTCATTTGCAGTTGCATGGGTCGCAGGCGCAGTTTGATCCACACTTGCAGCCATTCTCTGCTACAAAGCTCATCTCAGACCCCTCGTTGTAGCTGCAAAATTACATTGTAAATTTAGggtttttaattcaaatcaatCCTATTTCATCAGTcgtatcatttatatatatatatatatatatatatctgaccctatatataattatataatatagaacATGATGAAGACAGAAATCAGAATACAGATCACGTACATCTTCATGGCTGGTGCAACCCCAGCGATGATAGTCTTAGTGCTGGTCTTCTCTGAGAAACCCAGGTCAGGATACATGCTGGAGCTGCAAAAAACATGGAGAAAAGAATTAAGCGTGAAAGATGATGAACTATTCCTTCCACAAGGGTTTGGAATGCTTATATAGGAATCAGATCATAGAGGGCAATTAAGAGGATAATACCAATTGCAGCCACTGCCGCACTTGCAACTGGAGCCACAACTGCAGCTTCCTCCGCCGGAAGACATGATTTTCTTCAGCTCAGTACCTAATTCTGTAAAGAAGGAATATTATTGGAATCAGAAATTCTAAGACAGACTTTGGAAATAGGGACCTCAGCTGCTATAAATAGACTATAGGTAGGCATCCACCGTACACGTGGGTTAATCCTACTGATTGCGTCTATGACTCTGTAACAATAATTGATATACGCCGTCAGAGCTACGTAACCTTGCACTCCTACCATTCAGTCCAAATCACTCCTACGCCTACCATTCAAGTCCAAATCACTCCTACTCCTACCATTCAATCCAAATCAATGTGAATAATTTTCTCTAGGCTCGTCGAGGccaatattatttaaagttggataaataaatacgaacataattatttttaaatatttttaaattattttattattattcataaatattttaagatattcttGAGATCCAAACGAGTCTCAAAAATAAACATCTTGAATCCAGTCGACTAATGTATATTTCTTACctagtttggatataaaaaatatttcatcttatctcaacttatcttatcattataatttttttaaatttctatacaaaatataataaataattcaacatttttaaatataaaaataataataatattaaaaaataatattctaataatattttatttaacttttatctcaattcattttatctcaacttactattccAACCGCACCTCATTCGataatctattatatatctaatattatattacatttAGGTGTCGTCTGgctagtaagttgagatgagatgagataagctaaaatgaaagttgaataaaatattattaaaatattattttttaatattattaatgttttgatatttgaaaaaattgaattgtttattatattttgtgtgaaaatttaaaaaaattataataataagatgagatgaaacatttcttATATCCAAACCGAGCCTTAACTATCTAATCATTGCTATGTAGTGATTAGTGAACCATATTTGaggtaaaaaattatttgggcAATGAGGTATTCTTAGGttttctgtaaatagtagtgaaaaagtaatgatagaatattaaataatagtgaataataataataataataaatagataaaaataataataaaatattaaataataataaagtattctATGTATCCTTACTCTGACAGATATAAGAATGGTATATATCTTTGCCAGAAAGTAAAAAGAATTACTTCGTTTTCGCttccaataaaatttgaataaaacaaataaaaaagaataattaatagGTGTAATAAATGCTTGATTAAACTGCTTGGCGAGGAGAGCCCAGAGTAGAGATTCTTGTTCTGTTAAACCGACCTTCATTAGTAAGTTTGATCATTTGACTGGTTTCCCTTTTAACATGAATAGGTTCTCTCTAGTTTTCTGTGATGTTTCTGGAGCTGCTTTCTTATAAAAGGTTGCGTTAACCAACATGTAACTGTTGGTCGATCGTTAACTTCGCCATAGTCAAGATGATCAGATtataaactaaaagaaaaatgctggaGGCAACCGCAAGGGGAACTGCGGCGTAACTACGTCCCACGTGGCATTAAATGGAAACGACACCATTTCCTCA contains:
- the LOC108992992 gene encoding metallothionein-like protein type 2; translated protein: MSSGGGSCSCGSSCKCGSGCNCSSMYPDLGFSEKTSTKTIIAGVAPAMKIYNEGSEMSFVAENGCKCGSNCACDPCNCK